In Methanococcus voltae, the sequence AATAAAATTAATCTAATATTATTAATAACTAGTAAATAATAAATTTTTAAGTTTTTAAGTTTTTAAATCTTTTAAAATATATTAATTAGTATAACTAATCATATCTTATATTAATAATTATTCGTATATTATCGAACATTATATATACTAAAATTAATTTTTATAAAATATTTTATTTTTTAAAACCATTAATTAAAAAAATTAATCGCAAATAAAATAAATGTTTTTGTTATATTTTTGTGTTTTATCATTATAGTATAAGTATTTTTATGTATATATTTTTAGCGATATAATTTACTAAATTAAAAAAATAAACGTATTTTGTAAATAAATAGTACATTTATTGACGTAATTACATACCCCAAAATACATTATTTTCAACTTTTTGTTTTAACTCGGTGTATCTATTCAAAGCTTCCAATTCATCGCCCCTCAATTCAGACTTATATTCGTGATAGAACTTCCTAACTTCAGGTTCTGGAACTTCTACATATAATATATCTTCTTCCTTGGCATGCCTACCCAATATTAAAGAGCCATCGATTGATATAGGAACTTGCATTCCAACTTTAGCTTCTTTAATAGTTTCTTGTTGATTATTTCTAAGTTCTTTGACATAACCAACCTTTTTACCATCTTCCAACATTAAGTTACTTCCAACTTTCAAAGTACCATATAATACTTCAACACCACATACTGCAGGTGCTTTTTGCCTAAATATGCAATTTGGTAAGATTTTTAAGATTGCTGGTTTTGTTAATTTGTTTAATTCATCAGATTTTAAAGCTTCTTCCATTTCTTTAATCCAATCTTCATAATCTTCAACTAATTTATAGATAATTTTATCTTCAAACAATTTTACATCGTTCTTTTCAATTTCCACTTTTGCATCATTTAATACTTTAGTATTAAAAGCAATTATGGCACCATTGTATGGATTAGACATTGCATAAGAAGTAGCTTCAATTACGTCTTTCTTATTAATCTCTCCAACTTCAGCCTTTTTTATTTTAACATTTTTCTTTCTTAATTCAGTAGCTAAAGCTTCCAATGAACCCATTGTGTCAGCTTTTATAATAATACCTTCATCATCCAATGTAATTTCAAAATCTTCTATTTCTTGGACAATTTCTTCTTTAGCAGATTCAATCTCGGATTTAGAAACTATTCTCAAAGGACTACCTGCAATTACCATATCCAAATCTGGAGCAGATATTTTAACACCGGTGGCGGCCACAATTTGTTTTGAAGGTTTAAACTTATCTCTCGGGTCCATCATTTCGTCTAAAGCCTTAGGTTTTAATAAGGCCTTTACTTTTGAGGTAATTACGCCGTCAGGATTTCCAATAACTATGTAATCGCCCGCTTTCGCAATTCCGTCATAAATAATAGCGTCGATTGTTTTACCCAAACCTTTTTCTTCCTTTATCTCTAAAACGGTTCCTTTTGCATAACCTTCTACATTTAAGCCCAATTTTTGTTCCAAGAACTTTTGAGCAAGACCTGCAATAATTATCAATAAATCTGGTATTCCTTCACCAGTCATTGCAGAAACAGGTATTACATTTATAGTTTTTGTAGTATCTTTAACTCTGGAAAATACATCTGCTTCAAAACCTAATTCATTTAAGGGGGCAATTACATTTTCATACAATTTTATTTCGAATTCCGTCAAAGCATTAGGATGTTGTTTTTGCTCATTGAAATTAGTTATAAAAGGTCCATTGATTGAATTCCAGCCAGATATTTTATCTAATTTGTTCGCTGCAACTACAAATGGAGTTTTACATTGCTTTAAAATGTTTATAGCTTCGATTGTTTGAGGTTTAAAACCTTCATTAATATCTACAACAAGTATGGCAATGTCTGCTAAAGCTCCGCCTCTTTTCCTTAGCGAAGTAAAAGCTTCGTGTCCTGGAGTGTCAATCACTAATATACCAGGTATTGATAAATCGGCTTTAAATATGTTTAACAAATCCTTTGAAACTTTCTTTATAGTCCCAATGGGAATTTCACTTGCACCGATATGTTGAGTAATACCCCCGGCTTCACGAGTTGTAACTCTTGTAGTTCTAATTCTATCTAATAAAGAAGTTTTTCCGTGGTCTACGTGACCCAATACACTTACAATAGGGCATCTTAACGCCATAATATCACCATTATACATCGATAGCTTAAAAAAGTTAAAAATTTAAAATTAAATTAATTTACCATTATAATTTATAATTAATATATGATATATTAAATTATCATTTATATTAGTATGATATATTATATAAAATATGCTAAATAGGATAAAATTATAAAAAAATAAAGTATGATAAACCAGATTTATAAAATCTATTTCAAATACGATAGGGGATAATATGGAAAATTACAATGAAGTAATAAAAAATATGAATTTAAAATTTAGAAATATAGACAATAACAAATTAATATTAGCAATTACCAAAAATAAAGATAATTTAGTGTTAATGACTGCATTTATGAATGAAGAATCACTTAAAAAGACTTTGGAAACCGGATATATGCATTATTACTCTACAAGTCGAAAAAAATTATGGAGAAAAGGCGAAGAAAGTGGAAATATTCAAAAAGTATTGAATATTTATAGGGATTGCGATGGAGATGCATTATTATTTGAAGTAGAGCAAACTGGATGGGCGTGCCATGAAGGTTATATGTCCTGTTTCCACTATGAAATAAAAAAAGATGGAAATTATAAAGCTTTTGGAACTAAATTCGACTAAATACAACTTACAAATATATCAAATATATCAAATTAAATAAAAACAATATAAAAAATCAAACAATTAAAAAGATTTAAAATATAAAAAAATAAAAAAATAAACTATTAATTATTTTTTATTGGGGTAAATTATTTTATCCTCCGTTATTATTGCAGTTATTAATTCAGGTGGCGTACAATCAAACGCATAATTAATTACGGGCACTCCTTCCGCCACTATTCTAACACCGTCAACATACATAACTTCTTCCGCAGAACGTTGCTCTATTTCTATATCCTCCACAGTATTTTCAAAATCAAATGTAGAATACGGTGCTGCAACATAAAACGGTATATTATGATATTTTGCCAAAATTGCCAATGAATAAGTACCTATTTTATTAAATACGTGGTAATCAGACAATATTCTATCCGCACCAACAATTATTTTATCAATTTTACCTTGTTTCATTAAAAAACCTGCGGTGTTATCAGATATTGCCGTTGTTGGAATGCCTTCATAGTGTAATTCAAAACAGGTTAATTTGGCACCTTGTAATCTTGGTCTTGTTTCGTCAGAAATTACAGATACATTCTTTCCAGCATATTTTGCAAATCTAATTGCACTTAAAGCAGTCCCATAAGCAGATGTAGCAAGAGCTCCAGCATTACAATGTGTTAATATCACATCTCCGTCGTCAAATAAAGTTTGACCAAGTTCTCCAATTTTTTTACATAACTGAATGTCTTCTTCATGTATCTTTTTTGCTTCATCCAATAAATTAACGCCTTTTTTAAAAGAATCCATACATTTGTCCAATGCCCAAAATAAATTTACTGCCGTAGGTCTTGTTAATTTTAATTCTTTGTACGCCCGGCATATGAATTCATCATCAGAATTTTCTAATTCAGCTAATGCCATTCCGTAAGCTGCAGATACTCCAATAGCGGGTGCACCCCTTACAACCATATCTTTAATTGCCACAACTACGTCTTTATAGGTTTTACACGTGAAATATTCTAATTTATTAGGCAACTTCCTTTGGTCTATTAATATAAGCTCTTTGTCGTCCTCATTCCATATTATAGGTCTAATATCATCCATAGTATCCCTTAATGCTCCAAATTATTATTTCAAATTTATTATTGTATTTAATGTATGTTTAAAATAATAGTATAAAAAATAATATAATTATATAACATATAGTAATAATTACCTAATAATTATCTAAGTTATTATTATATTATTTTATTATATTATTTTGGTGATTTTTTTGAAATTTGTAAAAGAATTAATATCTTATGAAGATGCTAAAAAAATAACGTTTGAAGAATTGAATAAGTTAACAAAAGATAAATATAAAAAATATGATTTAAGCGATTGTTTGAATAAAATATCCTATGAAGACGTAATATCTCCAGCAGATTTGCCAATTTTTAATAAATCAGCTATGGATGGTTATTCAGTAATCGCAGAAGATGTTTTTGGAGCGAGTGAAAGTAATCCAATAATATTAGAAAAAATAGAATTTAAAGAAAGTGATTCAGTTGAGTTAGATAAATTAAATAATTTAAGTAAAAATGTGGTAGGGGACGAAAATTTCGAATTAACAAATGGTTTCGCAACTAAAGTCTCTACAGGCACAAAAATTCCAAATGGTTCAAATGCGGTTGTAATGAAAGAATATGTAAAAGAATACGATGACTACATAGAAGTTTATGGTGGAGTACATCCTTTTGAAAATGTTTCCAAAATAGGAGAAGACCTTAAAAAAGGAGACGTTATTATAAAAAAAGGAGAAATGATTAATCCATACCATATTGCTTTATTAGCTTCCGTGGGCATCCAAAAAATAAAATGTGTTTATTTAAAAATAGGCATACTTTCAACTGGCGATGAATTAATTAGCATTGAAAATTACGGCAAAGAAGCAAATAATAAAAATGATGAAATCAAAAAAATAGATATGGAATATATACATAAAACTGGCTCCATTATAAATTCCAACTCCTTAATGTTAAAATGTCTTTTAAAAAACTGTGGATTTGATGCTAAAACATATCCTCATGTTGAAGACAACCCTGCTAAAATCAAAAAATGTATCTTAGAAATACTTTCTGAAAATGATATCTTAATGACTACGGGAGGCACTTCCGTAGGCGATAGGGATTATACCTTTGAAGAAATTAGCAAATTGGGAGAAATATTATATCACGGGATTAAATTAAGACCTGGAAGACCTGTTGGATTCTCTAAAATTAAACATACTGATACTATAAAATATGTTTATATATTCTCAGGATATCCAGTAGCGGCAGCAATTCAGTTTGAACTACTATTTAATAAATATTTCAAACCATTGCACACATTGAACCTACCATTAACCCGTAATTTCGCATCTTCTTTAGGTAGAACAGACATTATGAGAGTAAAACTCATAAAAAAGTCAGATATAAATACTAATTCAAAACTTTTTGCAGAACCTTTACGGATATCGGGTAGTGGAGTAATTTCTTCACTATCTTCTGCAGATGGCTATGCCATAATTGATGAAAATATTGAAGGCTATGAAAAAGGAGATATTATAACCATTTATTTATTTAAACAGTGAAAATATGACACCGATATTGGCAGTTAATATGATAATATCATTAATTATGGGTTATCATACAAAGGAAATGTCTTTTAAAAAAATACCCTTAATTATAGTGATAAATATTCTTATTTATTATATTGCATACCTTGCATTTAATAATTTCAATAATCTATACGTTAATTTAAAAAATATCGACAATAGTTTACTATTAGAAATTATAATACTATCATATATAGGCTATTATTTAGGCGCATATTCAAAAATAATTATAAAAAAAGACAGATATAGCAGATAATTTAAAAATAATAACTTATATATTAAATTAACTAATAAAATAGAGAAATAATAGATATAAAATATATAAAAGAAATATTGATTAATTGATTAATTCTATTTTCTTCTTTTAATTTTTACAAAATCACCTAATGTATAGGATTCATTTTTAACTTTTGTATCCTCATAAGATTCAGAATCTTCATATAATGATAATCCCAAACTGCTTTCGAGTTTTTTAACGTATTTTTCTTCAGGTTCTAATTCCCCACGCTCTAATTTATGTAATGTAGATTCTTTCATACCAATTTTTAAAGCAAGTTCCTTAGTATTCATACCTTTCCTTTCTCTTGATTCACGTATTAAATCTCCGTAACCTTCCACAACCACCTTTAAATCATCAAACATATCTTTTTTATGACCCATAGGTTTTTTAGCCTTCTTAGGTTTATCAATAGTAGTAGGTGTTGCATTATTTCGGGAATATCGAGAATATGTATTTGGAGATTTGCCAAATTTAGCACATTCTCTACATAACATCATTTCGACACCCTCTACTTTTGATTTATACAATTCTGATGTAATTTTACCGCAAAGTTCACATTCCATAATATCACCTTTAATATAGTTTATATTGAATTATATTATCTTATATTTTAACATATATATTATTGTATATTTTTAAATATAACCAAAATCTATTAATTATATATAGTTTAACTACTTATTTAATTACATATCTAATTTTATAATTCATAATCTACTTACACTAACTCAATTAAATATATAAATATAAGAACTTAGAAATGTATTAAAAATATATAAGTAGTATATAAAAAATATATTAAAATATAATATTTAATTGTAAAATAAATAAATACTATTTATTAAATATAACAATATTAATTTAAAGTGTATTGAAAATTTAAGTATTTTATATAAAATATTAAAATAAGGATACCTCTTTAAAAATCGAGGAGGCATAACATGAACTATCCTGAAGACTATTCAAGCGAAATAAACGAATTAGACCTTGATGAATACAAGGAAAGGAATTATATAATGGATTTGGAAAATAAAATATTGAGAGCTGAATTGAAAAATAAAGACATATCAAGAGAAAATAGTCAGCTTAAAAAAGAAAATGAAATTTTAAAAAGAGAATTGGATAAATTAAGAATCCCTCCACTCATAATGGGTACTGTAATTGACAAAATAAGTTCCAGAAAAGTAGTTGTTAAAAGCTCTACGGGCCCAAATTTCTTAGTAAATATTTCACAATTTGTAGACCCTGAAGAAATAGTGCCTGGCGAAAGAGTTTGTTTGAACCAGCAAACACTTGCGGTAGTTGAAGTTCTTTCCAAAGAAAAAGATTATCGAGCTATGGCTATGGAAATAGAAGAAAAACCTAACATTACATTTGATGAAATTGGTGGATTAAGCACCCAAATTAGAGACATTAAAGAAGTAGTAGAATTACCATTAAAAAAGCCAGAACTATTTGAAAAAATAGGTATAGTACCTCCAAAGGGTATTTTACTATACGGTCCACCGGGAACTGGTAAAACTCTTCTCGCAAAAGCTGTAGCTTATGAAACAAATGCTTCATTTATCAGAGTAGTAGGTTCTGAATTGGTTAAAAAATTCATTGGCGAAGGTGCTAAATTAGTTAGGGATGTATTTAAGTTGGCAAAAGAAAAATCTCCATGTATTATATTCATTGATGAAATTGACGCTGTTGCAAGTAAAAGAACAGAGTCATTAACTGGTGGAGATAGAGAAGTTCAAAGAACATTGATGCAATTATTAGCTGAAATGGATGGTTTTGATTCTCGAGGAGATGTAAAAATAATTGCTGCCACGAATAGACCTGACATCCTAGATTCTGCAATATTAAGACCTGGTCGATTTGATAGAATCATTGAAATAGCCAATCCTAACGAAGATGGTAGAATTGAAATCTTAAAAATACATACATCAAAAATGAATTTGAAAAATGTAAATTTAAGAGATGTTGCAAAATTAACTGAAGGAATGGTTGGTGCAGATTTAAAAGCTGTTTGTACTGAAGCAGGTATGTTTGCAATCCGTGAAGATAGGGAATATATTAAATTAAGAGATTTTGAAGAAGCTATCGAAAAAATTAAAAGCAAAACTACGCCTAAAGAAGAAATAAAACCACAAGTATCATTAATGTATGGATAATTGTTTAAAATAATATCCGTATAAAAAATAAAATTTAATATTTAATATTTAATATTTTTTAAATATTTTTCTTTTTAAAACGTTATAAAACGTTAATTTTTAAAAAATAAATTAATTTCTCTTTTTGCACTTTCTAAACTATCTGAAGCGTGTATTATATTATTAGGCGTACTTAATCCATAATCGCCCCTAATTGTACCCATTTCTGCTTCCCAGGGTTTTGTAGCACCGACCATTGTTCTAACATTTTTTATAGCATCTTCTCCTTCGATAACCATAGCCAAAATAGACCCAGATTTCATAAAAGATACTAAATTGTCATAAAAATCTTTACCCTTATGCTCTCCATAATATTGCTCTAAAATTATGTCATCCAATAAAATCATTTTCATTTCTACAATGTTAAAACCTTTATCTTCAAATCTTTGTATTATTTTTCCCATCAATTTTCTTTTTATTGCATCGGGTTTTAAAGCTACAAATGTTCTTTCAATCATTCTACAATCCCTCGTATGTTGAATTATAAACATATGAAATATGAATTCACACAAATATTAATGTTTTTATTAAGATTAAAACACAAAACTTATTAAATACTAAAAAATGAGTTGTTGAAATGAATTATTATTTTAGTATATTTCAAATATAATTAAATACCAAATGTACTAAAGAATAATATTAAAAGAATATACCAAAATAATAAATTAATAAATAAATCAGGATGGTAAACTATGATTACAATTATAATGGGAAGTAAAAGTGATATAAAAATTGCAGAAAAAGCAACAAACATTTTAAAAGAATTTGAGGTAAACTATGATGTTAATGTAGCTTCTGCACACAGGACACCAGCTTTAGTTGAAAAGGTTGTAAAAAGCTCAAATTCAGAAGTTTTCATCGCCATTGCAGGGCTTGCAGCACATTTACCTGGCGTAGTAGCTTCAATGACTACAAAACCAGTTATTGCCGTTCCTGTGGAAAGTAAACTCGATGGATTAGATGCTTTATTAAGTGCTGTCCAAATGCCTCCAGGGATACCAGTAGCTTGCGTAGGTATCGATAGAGGGGAAAATGCTGCCATATTGGCATTACAAATGTTGGCAGTGTCCGATGAAGAAATTGCTAAAAAATTAAAAGAATATAGGGAATCTCAAAAAAATAAAGTATATAATGACAATTTAGAAATACAAAAAATGTTATAATTATTAGATTGTAAAACAAAATAATACACAAAACTAATCATTTATATTATTTTATAACTATTTTATTTTAAAATTCTAATAAATATTTATATTTGAATTTATATTATTAGTAGGGTACTTAACTCAAATGATTATAAAATTTAAAAAATACAATTTACAAACATATATTTGTTAAATGTAAAAAAACTATTCTTTAAACTATAAGTTAATTATAATTTAATTATAATTTAAGTATAATTCTTAATTTTAGTATATTTATTATTTATATTTCGTAGGATTATAGCGGTGATATTTTGGATATAAACACAGATACAAAAAATAAAAAATATGAAGAATTACCCACATTTGACGAGTTATTTGATGAAAAAATAACTCTCGATACGTGTGTAGTTATAGATGGCAGAATAACGGAACTGATAAAAAATAAAAAACTGAAAAATTGTGAAATAATAGTTCCTGAAGCTGTTGTCGCAGAATTAGAAGCTCAAGCCAATAAAGGACGTGAAATAGGCTATATGGGCATTGAAGAGTTAAAGAAGTTATCGGAAATATTAAAAGATAGCGATAGTAATTTAACTTTAACCTACTATGGCGAAAGACCGAGCTTGGAAATGGTTTCTTTAGCTAAAAGTGGAGAAATAGATGCACTAATAAGAAACGTAGCAAAAGAAAGAGATTCAATACTATTAACGAGTGATTGGATACAGTATAATATTGCAGTTGCTCAGGGGATACGTTCATACTACCTTAGGGTAACTACTGAAAAAGTAGATTTAATTCTAAACAACTATTTCACCGAAAATACATCTTCTGTTCATTTAAAAGAAGGGTGTAAACCATTTGTTAAAATAGGAAAACCTGGAAGTGTTAAATTAAGACCCTTTGCAGAAGAAATATTATCTAAAAGTAAAATGGAATATATTATCGATAATATATTAAGATACAGTGAACAGAACAATGGGTTAACAGAAATACAAAAAAGAGGTGCTACTGTATTACAACTTGGAAATCTAAGAATTTCCATATCAAGACCTCCATTTTCAGAAGCTTTGGAAGTTACTGCCGTTAGACCTATTGCGAAAGCTACCCTTGAAAGTTATAATTTACCCGAACAATTAAATGAAAAATTAAAAAAAGCAGAGGGTATATTTGTTTCAGGCGCTCCAGGAAGCGGTAAATCGACTTTTGTTTCAGCACTTGCAGAAAGTTATCAAGGATTGGATAAAATCGTTAAAACTATGGAAAGTCCAAGAGATTTACAAGTGGGTAATGAAATAACACAGTATGCACCACTTGAAAATAATATGGAAAATACTTGTGATATACTCTTACTCGTAAGACCTGATTATACAATATATGATGAAGTAAGAAAAACTAAAGATTTTGAAATATTTGCAGATATGAGGATGGCAGGTGTTGGTATGGTGGGGGTAGTGCATGCCTCAAAACCCATCGATTCAATTCAAAGGTTAATCGGGAGAGTCGAATTAGGTATAATTCCTCAAATTGTAGATACAGTTATATT encodes:
- the infB gene encoding translation initiation factor IF-2, producing MALRCPIVSVLGHVDHGKTSLLDRIRTTRVTTREAGGITQHIGASEIPIGTIKKVSKDLLNIFKADLSIPGILVIDTPGHEAFTSLRKRGGALADIAILVVDINEGFKPQTIEAINILKQCKTPFVVAANKLDKISGWNSINGPFITNFNEQKQHPNALTEFEIKLYENVIAPLNELGFEADVFSRVKDTTKTINVIPVSAMTGEGIPDLLIIIAGLAQKFLEQKLGLNVEGYAKGTVLEIKEEKGLGKTIDAIIYDGIAKAGDYIVIGNPDGVITSKVKALLKPKALDEMMDPRDKFKPSKQIVAATGVKISAPDLDMVIAGSPLRIVSKSEIESAKEEIVQEIEDFEITLDDEGIIIKADTMGSLEALATELRKKNVKIKKAEVGEINKKDVIEATSYAMSNPYNGAIIAFNTKVLNDAKVEIEKNDVKLFEDKIIYKLVEDYEDWIKEMEEALKSDELNKLTKPAILKILPNCIFRQKAPAVCGVEVLYGTLKVGSNLMLEDGKKVGYVKELRNNQQETIKEAKVGMQVPISIDGSLILGRHAKEEDILYVEVPEPEVRKFYHEYKSELRGDELEALNRYTELKQKVENNVFWGM
- the hisI gene encoding phosphoribosyl-AMP cyclohydrolase; this encodes MENYNEVIKNMNLKFRNIDNNKLILAITKNKDNLVLMTAFMNEESLKKTLETGYMHYYSTSRKKLWRKGEESGNIQKVLNIYRDCDGDALLFEVEQTGWACHEGYMSCFHYEIKKDGNYKAFGTKFD
- the mtnA gene encoding S-methyl-5-thioribose-1-phosphate isomerase yields the protein MDDIRPIIWNEDDKELILIDQRKLPNKLEYFTCKTYKDVVVAIKDMVVRGAPAIGVSAAYGMALAELENSDDEFICRAYKELKLTRPTAVNLFWALDKCMDSFKKGVNLLDEAKKIHEEDIQLCKKIGELGQTLFDDGDVILTHCNAGALATSAYGTALSAIRFAKYAGKNVSVISDETRPRLQGAKLTCFELHYEGIPTTAISDNTAGFLMKQGKIDKIIVGADRILSDYHVFNKIGTYSLAILAKYHNIPFYVAAPYSTFDFENTVEDIEIEQRSAEEVMYVDGVRIVAEGVPVINYAFDCTPPELITAIITEDKIIYPNKK
- a CDS encoding molybdopterin molybdotransferase MoeA, translated to MKFVKELISYEDAKKITFEELNKLTKDKYKKYDLSDCLNKISYEDVISPADLPIFNKSAMDGYSVIAEDVFGASESNPIILEKIEFKESDSVELDKLNNLSKNVVGDENFELTNGFATKVSTGTKIPNGSNAVVMKEYVKEYDDYIEVYGGVHPFENVSKIGEDLKKGDVIIKKGEMINPYHIALLASVGIQKIKCVYLKIGILSTGDELISIENYGKEANNKNDEIKKIDMEYIHKTGSIINSNSLMLKCLLKNCGFDAKTYPHVEDNPAKIKKCILEILSENDILMTTGGTSVGDRDYTFEEISKLGEILYHGIKLRPGRPVGFSKIKHTDTIKYVYIFSGYPVAAAIQFELLFNKYFKPLHTLNLPLTRNFASSLGRTDIMRVKLIKKSDINTNSKLFAEPLRISGSGVISSLSSADGYAIIDENIEGYEKGDIITIYLFKQ
- a CDS encoding multiprotein bridging factor aMBF1, whose protein sequence is MECELCGKITSELYKSKVEGVEMMLCRECAKFGKSPNTYSRYSRNNATPTTIDKPKKAKKPMGHKKDMFDDLKVVVEGYGDLIRESRERKGMNTKELALKIGMKESTLHKLERGELEPEEKYVKKLESSLGLSLYEDSESYEDTKVKNESYTLGDFVKIKRRK
- a CDS encoding proteasome-activating nucleotidase, producing MNYPEDYSSEINELDLDEYKERNYIMDLENKILRAELKNKDISRENSQLKKENEILKRELDKLRIPPLIMGTVIDKISSRKVVVKSSTGPNFLVNISQFVDPEEIVPGERVCLNQQTLAVVEVLSKEKDYRAMAMEIEEKPNITFDEIGGLSTQIRDIKEVVELPLKKPELFEKIGIVPPKGILLYGPPGTGKTLLAKAVAYETNASFIRVVGSELVKKFIGEGAKLVRDVFKLAKEKSPCIIFIDEIDAVASKRTESLTGGDREVQRTLMQLLAEMDGFDSRGDVKIIAATNRPDILDSAILRPGRFDRIIEIANPNEDGRIEILKIHTSKMNLKNVNLRDVAKLTEGMVGADLKAVCTEAGMFAIREDREYIKLRDFEEAIEKIKSKTTPKEEIKPQVSLMYG
- a CDS encoding nucleoside-diphosphate kinase, whose protein sequence is MIERTFVALKPDAIKRKLMGKIIQRFEDKGFNIVEMKMILLDDIILEQYYGEHKGKDFYDNLVSFMKSGSILAMVIEGEDAIKNVRTMVGATKPWEAEMGTIRGDYGLSTPNNIIHASDSLESAKREINLFFKN
- the purE gene encoding 5-(carboxyamino)imidazole ribonucleotide mutase, which encodes MITIIMGSKSDIKIAEKATNILKEFEVNYDVNVASAHRTPALVEKVVKSSNSEVFIAIAGLAAHLPGVVASMTTKPVIAVPVESKLDGLDALLSAVQMPPGIPVACVGIDRGENAAILALQMLAVSDEEIAKKLKEYRESQKNKVYNDNLEIQKML
- a CDS encoding PINc/VapC family ATPase, whose protein sequence is MDINTDTKNKKYEELPTFDELFDEKITLDTCVVIDGRITELIKNKKLKNCEIIVPEAVVAELEAQANKGREIGYMGIEELKKLSEILKDSDSNLTLTYYGERPSLEMVSLAKSGEIDALIRNVAKERDSILLTSDWIQYNIAVAQGIRSYYLRVTTEKVDLILNNYFTENTSSVHLKEGCKPFVKIGKPGSVKLRPFAEEILSKSKMEYIIDNILRYSEQNNGLTEIQKRGATVLQLGNLRISISRPPFSEALEVTAVRPIAKATLESYNLPEQLNEKLKKAEGIFVSGAPGSGKSTFVSALAESYQGLDKIVKTMESPRDLQVGNEITQYAPLENNMENTCDILLLVRPDYTIYDEVRKTKDFEIFADMRMAGVGMVGVVHASKPIDSIQRLIGRVELGIIPQIVDTVIFIEDGKVGKVYEVEFNVKVPHGMKESDLARPIIEVVDFETKSPEYEIYTYGEQVVVMPIKQQKTESPIFNYAEDKLKDVLKKLLPKKCYPEVSVVNKNTIEIKVSEKYIPSIIGKGGKEIAKLEDTLGLKINVREKIINNEPMADYPTYEYVNDYEMTKLVETGKHIVIEAGEDYIGSNIKVYVDGDYVCTATVNSNGNVNINKKTNVGKDLQKAMKKGKDIYIDF